A genomic segment from Bacillus cereus G9842 encodes:
- a CDS encoding YbeF family protein, with the protein MSEIIFIFCIYPLLICIFSIAVTYKVGTFYAMPIVTFLIFLMLSVTVHDPAFFFWVGMYTILSFIVSYITILFIKGYKVVERER; encoded by the coding sequence TTGAGTGAAATCATTTTTATTTTCTGTATATATCCATTACTTATTTGTATTTTTTCAATAGCTGTGACATATAAAGTAGGTACATTTTACGCGATGCCAATTGTAACATTTCTTATTTTTCTTATGTTAAGTGTTACAGTGCACGATCCAGCATTTTTCTTTTGGGTTGGCATGTATACTATTCTTTCATTTATTGTTTCTTATATAACTATCCTTTTTATAAAGGGATATAAAGTTGTAGAAAGAGAGCGTTAA